One Azospirillum sp. TSA2s genomic region harbors:
- a CDS encoding N-acetylmuramoyl-L-alanine amidase encodes MSSFRRIDRPSPNHGPRADGSRVELLILHYTGMPTAAHALERLCDPAAQVSAHYTVDEDGTIYTHVPEDRRAWHAGRSGWRGAGDVNSRSIGVEIVNPGHEFGYRPFPPAQMAAVAELCQGIVKRHGIAPADVLGHSDVAPARKEDPGELFDWPGLATQGIGIWPTPSQADDGPFTDAEVAALLGRYGYDPAEPQALLAFQRHFHPECLTGVPNAETVRRLRALLRVTGR; translated from the coding sequence ATGAGCAGCTTCCGCCGGATCGACCGCCCCTCCCCCAACCACGGCCCGCGGGCCGATGGTTCACGGGTGGAGTTGCTGATCCTGCACTATACCGGCATGCCCACCGCCGCCCATGCGCTGGAGCGGCTGTGCGACCCGGCGGCCCAGGTCAGCGCCCATTACACGGTGGACGAGGACGGCACCATCTACACCCACGTTCCGGAGGACCGGCGCGCCTGGCATGCCGGTCGGTCGGGCTGGCGTGGCGCCGGCGACGTCAACAGCCGCTCCATCGGCGTCGAGATCGTCAATCCGGGCCACGAGTTCGGCTATCGCCCCTTTCCGCCGGCGCAGATGGCAGCGGTGGCCGAGCTATGCCAGGGCATCGTGAAGCGCCACGGGATCGCCCCCGCCGACGTCCTGGGCCACAGCGACGTGGCGCCCGCCCGCAAGGAGGATCCGGGCGAGTTGTTCGACTGGCCGGGCCTCGCCACCCAGGGAATCGGGATTTGGCCCACGCCGTCCCAGGCCGACGACGGCCCCTTCACCGATGCGGAGGTCGCCGCCCTGCTGGGACGCTATGGGTACGACCCGGCCGAACCGCAGGCTCTGCTGGCCTTCCAGCGCCATTTCCATCCCGAATGCCTGACCGGCGTCCCGAATGCCGAAACGGTGCGACGCCTGCGCGCACTGCTGCGGGTGACCGGACGGTAA
- a CDS encoding TerB family tellurite resistance protein: protein MSIWGKILGGAAGLFTGGPIGALLGGLAGHAVDLWSPCGPDDQQRRGMSDADAEAAKQTVAFTIGVIALAAKMARADGVVKRVEVDTFKRLFRVPPEELGNVGRVFDLARRDTRGFEEYARQIAKLFEDKHAVLEELLDSLLMIAEADDELHETEVEYLRAVAVIFGFDEADFRRIVAGHHLAGTPMETDPYAVLGVSRHADDDAVKTAHRALVREHHPDRLIAQGIPQEFIDLATQKLALINAAYDRIRRKREGAAALS from the coding sequence ATGAGCATTTGGGGCAAGATCCTGGGCGGCGCGGCCGGCCTGTTCACCGGCGGGCCGATCGGTGCCCTGCTGGGCGGTCTGGCCGGGCATGCGGTCGACCTGTGGTCGCCCTGCGGCCCGGACGACCAGCAGCGCCGGGGCATGAGCGACGCCGATGCCGAAGCGGCCAAGCAGACCGTCGCCTTCACCATCGGCGTGATCGCGCTGGCCGCCAAGATGGCGCGGGCCGACGGCGTGGTGAAGCGGGTGGAGGTCGACACCTTCAAGCGGCTGTTCCGCGTCCCGCCGGAGGAGTTGGGCAATGTCGGCCGCGTCTTCGACCTCGCCCGCCGCGACACCCGCGGGTTCGAGGAGTATGCCCGCCAGATCGCCAAGCTGTTCGAGGACAAGCACGCGGTGCTGGAGGAGTTGCTCGACAGCCTGCTGATGATCGCCGAAGCCGACGATGAGCTGCACGAGACGGAAGTGGAGTATCTGCGCGCGGTCGCCGTGATCTTCGGCTTTGACGAGGCCGATTTCCGTCGCATCGTCGCCGGTCACCATCTGGCCGGTACCCCGATGGAGACCGACCCCTACGCCGTGCTGGGCGTGTCGCGCCACGCGGATGACGACGCGGTGAAAACCGCCCACCGGGCGCTGGTGCGCGAACACCACCCGGACCGGCTGATCGCCCAGGGCATACCGCAGGAGTTCATCGACCTCGCCACCCAGAAACTCGCGCTGATCAATGCCGCCTACGACCGTATTCGCCGAAAACGGGAGGGAGCCGCGGCCCTGTCCTGA
- a CDS encoding penicillin-binding protein 2, protein MNGHDHGGPAGYGQPGASTGSTYVPPPAPSPFPPSPQQQSAKPRTSLAVALEQSRYRLMVTAAVVTTVFTAISVKLAMATLFAGGGEPRQHVALELDNTTTNRADILDRNGNLLATSLVTQSLYADPKLVSRPEEAAQKLVSVLPELDYKDVLGKLVGDRRFVWLKRNLTPKQQAAVHRLGIPGIAFEREERRFYPAGPLTSHVVGFTGIDNNGLAGMEQGFNKRLTEDPGTPLQLSIDLRLQHVLKKELAATVQEFSAIGAAGIVFDVRNGEVLAMVSLPDFDPQDPTGLNPDTLFNRATLGVYEMGSTFKIFNSALAFDSGKIRVSDMFDAAHPIKIGRFTINDYHNLHRALTVAEVFQHSSNLGSVRMVQQVGVAAQKAFMTKMGFTKPTGLELPESGWPLVPNPWREVNSYTISFGHGISVSPMHTVAAAASVINGGLFHKPTLLKRKAADEIPTEQVVSRQTSDMMRRMFRFVVTEGTGKSAEVKGYVVGGKTGTADKQKGRHYQKNSRMSSFLGAFPMNDPRYIVYVLVDEPKATAKTYGYATGGWVAAPAVGRIVKQIGPLLNTPMVDENAPEILNSTYLNAAGSTNWQQTMPSVTAPPPSKGSTVASFPTQTKPR, encoded by the coding sequence ATGAACGGTCACGACCACGGCGGCCCGGCCGGCTACGGCCAGCCCGGCGCCAGCACTGGCAGCACCTATGTGCCGCCGCCGGCGCCCTCGCCCTTTCCCCCGTCGCCCCAGCAGCAGTCCGCCAAGCCGCGGACCTCGCTGGCGGTTGCGCTGGAACAGAGCCGTTACCGCCTGATGGTGACGGCTGCCGTGGTCACGACCGTCTTCACCGCGATCAGCGTCAAGCTGGCGATGGCCACCCTGTTCGCGGGCGGCGGCGAACCGCGCCAGCATGTGGCGCTGGAACTGGACAACACCACCACCAACCGCGCCGACATCCTCGACCGCAACGGCAACCTGCTGGCGACCTCGCTGGTCACCCAGTCGCTCTACGCCGACCCCAAGCTGGTGTCGCGCCCGGAAGAGGCCGCGCAGAAGCTGGTCAGCGTCCTGCCGGAGCTTGATTACAAGGATGTCCTGGGCAAGCTGGTCGGCGACCGCCGATTCGTCTGGCTGAAGCGCAACCTGACGCCGAAGCAGCAGGCCGCCGTCCATCGGCTGGGCATTCCCGGCATCGCGTTCGAGCGGGAGGAGCGCCGCTTCTACCCCGCCGGCCCGCTGACCTCCCACGTCGTCGGCTTCACCGGCATCGACAACAACGGCCTTGCCGGCATGGAGCAGGGCTTCAACAAGCGGCTGACCGAGGATCCGGGAACGCCGCTGCAGCTCTCCATCGACCTGCGGTTGCAGCATGTCCTGAAGAAGGAGCTGGCCGCCACGGTGCAGGAGTTCAGCGCCATCGGTGCCGCCGGCATCGTCTTCGACGTGCGCAACGGCGAAGTGCTGGCGATGGTGTCGCTGCCCGATTTCGACCCGCAGGACCCGACCGGCCTGAACCCCGACACGCTGTTCAACCGGGCGACGCTCGGCGTGTACGAGATGGGCTCGACCTTCAAGATTTTCAACTCCGCGTTGGCCTTCGACAGCGGCAAGATCCGGGTGTCGGACATGTTCGACGCAGCCCACCCGATCAAGATCGGCCGCTTTACCATCAACGACTACCATAACCTGCACCGCGCCCTGACGGTGGCGGAAGTGTTCCAGCACTCCTCCAACCTCGGCTCCGTGCGCATGGTGCAGCAGGTGGGCGTGGCGGCGCAGAAGGCCTTCATGACCAAGATGGGCTTCACCAAGCCCACCGGTCTGGAGCTGCCGGAAAGCGGCTGGCCGCTGGTGCCGAATCCGTGGCGCGAGGTCAACAGCTACACCATCTCCTTCGGCCATGGCATCTCGGTCAGCCCGATGCACACGGTGGCCGCCGCCGCGTCCGTCATCAACGGTGGTCTCTTCCACAAGCCGACGCTGCTGAAGCGCAAGGCGGCCGACGAGATCCCGACCGAACAGGTGGTGTCGCGTCAGACCTCCGACATGATGAGGCGCATGTTCCGCTTCGTGGTGACCGAGGGCACCGGCAAGTCGGCGGAAGTCAAGGGCTATGTCGTCGGTGGAAAAACCGGCACTGCCGACAAGCAGAAGGGGCGGCATTACCAGAAGAACTCGCGCATGTCGTCGTTCCTGGGCGCCTTCCCGATGAACGATCCGCGCTACATCGTCTATGTGCTGGTGGACGAGCCCAAGGCCACGGCCAAGACCTACGGCTACGCCACCGGCGGCTGGGTCGCCGCCCCGGCGGTGGGCCGCATCGTCAAGCAGATCGGCCCGTTGCTAAACACGCCGATGGTGGACGAGAACGCGCCGGAAATCCTGAACTCCACCTACCTGAACGCCGCCGGTTCCACCAACTGGCAGCAGACCATGCCCTCCGTCACCGCCCCACCCCCGTCGAAGGGAAGCACCGTTGCGTCTTTCCCAACTCAGACCAAACCGCGCTGA
- the rsmH gene encoding 16S rRNA (cytosine(1402)-N(4))-methyltransferase RsmH, with translation MTDTRIHIPVLLDEVIAALSPRDGGLYVDGTFGAGGYSRALLRSASCRVIGIDRDPAAIERGRALAQEFPGRLEVIEGRFGDMDTLLADHGVDKVDGVALDVGVSSPQIDEPERGFSFRFDGPLDMRMGRDGPTAADVVNSADEAELADIIYHLGEERMARRVARAIVAARREAPIERTARLADIIRSVVPKGKGDGIDPATRTFQALRIHVNDELGELRRGLSAAESLLAPGGRLAVVSFHSLEDREVKAFLRERSSPPPSPSRHTPVTAVAAHHPSFRLLSRKPVDPSEAEARNNPRARSARLRAAERTEAPAFPAPGKEAA, from the coding sequence ATGACCGACACCCGCATCCATATTCCCGTCCTGCTGGACGAGGTGATCGCCGCGCTTTCCCCGCGCGACGGTGGTCTCTATGTCGACGGCACCTTCGGCGCCGGCGGCTACAGCCGCGCCCTGCTGCGGTCGGCCTCCTGCCGCGTGATCGGCATCGACCGCGACCCCGCGGCGATCGAGCGCGGCCGTGCCCTGGCCCAGGAATTCCCCGGCCGGCTCGAGGTGATCGAGGGCCGCTTCGGCGATATGGACACGCTGCTGGCGGACCATGGCGTCGACAAGGTCGACGGCGTGGCGCTCGACGTCGGCGTCTCCTCCCCCCAGATCGACGAGCCGGAGCGCGGGTTCTCCTTCCGCTTCGACGGCCCGCTCGACATGCGGATGGGACGGGATGGGCCGACCGCCGCCGACGTGGTCAACAGCGCCGACGAGGCGGAACTGGCCGACATCATCTATCACCTGGGTGAGGAACGGATGGCGCGCCGCGTCGCCCGCGCCATCGTCGCCGCCCGCCGCGAGGCGCCGATCGAGCGCACGGCGCGGCTGGCCGACATCATCCGCTCGGTGGTGCCGAAGGGAAAGGGCGACGGAATCGACCCGGCGACCCGGACCTTCCAGGCGCTGCGCATCCATGTGAACGACGAATTGGGCGAGTTGCGGCGCGGCCTGTCCGCCGCCGAGTCGCTGCTGGCGCCCGGCGGGCGACTGGCCGTCGTCTCCTTCCATTCGCTGGAGGACCGCGAGGTCAAGGCGTTCCTGCGGGAACGCTCCTCGCCGCCGCCCTCCCCGTCCCGCCATACGCCCGTGACCGCGGTCGCGGCGCATCATCCATCCTTCCGCCTGCTCTCCCGGAAACCCGTGGACCCGAGCGAGGCCGAAGCCCGCAACAACCCCCGCGCCCGGTCCGCCCGGCTGCGCGCGGCTGAACGTACCGAGGCGCCCGCGTTCCCGGCGCCCGGCAAGGAGGCAGCATGA
- a CDS encoding ATP-binding cassette domain-containing protein, producing MAPPAPITALQGVTVTFGGRPLFDGIDLSIGRGDRACLVGRNGSGKSTLMKVLAGMIHPDGGTVFVQPGARLAYLPQEPDFTGCATVHDYVVQGLPADEQDEAHRVDAVLDRLQVDGNRDPRTLSGGESRRTALARTLVGNPDVMLLDEPTNHLDLPTIEWLEEELLAFRGGLLLISHDRAFLNRLAKRTLWLDRGTVRATDRGFAEFETWQAEVFEAEEAAAHKLDRKIESEMKWLREGISARRTRNMGRVRNLLDLRAGRAEQIKGGQQAKLAIAEAERGGRLVIEATGISKGFDTPEGRKTIVKNFSTRILRGDRVGLIGPNGAGKSTLLKMLTGQLEPDEGTVKLGTSLDTAYFDQRREGLDPEDTIRKVLCPFGGDAVMVNGVSRHVAGYIKDFLFDTRQLDSPVKALSGGERNRLLLARLFAKPSNMMILDEPTNDLDMDTLDLLEDVLGDYQGTLLLVSHDRDFLDRLVTATIALEGDGTATEYAGGYSDYLVQRPAKAATTAAAKPKPAAMAPAAAAKPRGKLSYKDQRELDELPARMDGLGTEIAKLEKALTDPDLFSRDPAKFQKTSEQLHAKQAALAAAEERWLELEAMREELEGGRA from the coding sequence ATGGCTCCTCCCGCACCCATCACGGCGCTCCAGGGCGTCACCGTCACCTTCGGCGGCCGGCCGCTGTTCGACGGCATCGACCTGTCCATCGGCCGCGGCGACCGCGCCTGTCTGGTCGGGCGCAACGGGTCGGGCAAGTCGACGCTGATGAAGGTGCTGGCCGGGATGATCCACCCCGATGGCGGCACCGTCTTCGTGCAGCCGGGCGCCCGCCTCGCCTACCTGCCGCAGGAGCCGGACTTCACCGGCTGCGCCACCGTCCACGACTATGTCGTGCAGGGTCTTCCCGCCGACGAGCAGGACGAGGCGCACCGCGTCGATGCGGTGCTCGACCGCTTGCAGGTGGACGGCAATCGCGATCCCCGCACCCTGTCGGGCGGCGAATCGCGCCGGACGGCGCTGGCCCGCACGCTGGTCGGCAATCCCGACGTCATGCTGCTGGATGAGCCGACCAACCACCTCGACCTCCCCACCATCGAGTGGCTGGAGGAGGAGTTGCTGGCCTTCCGCGGCGGTCTGCTGCTGATCAGCCACGACCGCGCCTTCCTGAACCGGCTGGCCAAGCGGACGCTGTGGCTCGACCGCGGCACGGTGCGCGCGACCGACCGAGGCTTCGCCGAGTTCGAGACCTGGCAGGCCGAGGTGTTCGAGGCGGAGGAGGCCGCGGCCCACAAGCTGGACCGCAAGATCGAAAGCGAGATGAAGTGGCTGCGCGAGGGCATCTCCGCCCGGCGCACCCGCAACATGGGTCGCGTCCGCAACCTGCTGGACCTGCGCGCCGGGCGCGCGGAGCAGATCAAAGGCGGGCAGCAGGCCAAGCTCGCCATCGCGGAAGCCGAGCGCGGCGGCCGGCTGGTGATCGAGGCGACCGGCATCTCCAAGGGCTTCGACACGCCCGAGGGCCGCAAGACCATCGTCAAGAACTTCTCCACCCGCATCCTGCGCGGCGACCGGGTGGGGCTGATCGGGCCGAACGGCGCCGGCAAATCGACCCTGCTGAAGATGCTGACCGGCCAGCTCGAGCCCGACGAGGGCACGGTGAAGCTGGGCACCAGCCTCGACACCGCCTATTTCGACCAGCGACGTGAGGGGCTGGACCCGGAGGACACCATCCGCAAGGTGCTGTGTCCCTTCGGCGGCGACGCGGTGATGGTCAACGGCGTGTCGCGTCATGTCGCCGGCTATATCAAGGATTTCCTGTTCGACACCCGGCAGTTGGACAGCCCGGTCAAGGCGTTGTCCGGCGGCGAGCGCAACCGGCTGCTGCTGGCCCGGCTGTTCGCCAAGCCCAGCAACATGATGATCCTCGACGAGCCGACCAACGACCTCGACATGGACACGCTGGACCTGCTGGAGGACGTGCTGGGCGACTATCAGGGCACGCTGCTGCTGGTCAGCCACGACCGTGACTTCCTCGACCGGCTGGTGACCGCCACCATCGCGCTGGAGGGCGACGGCACCGCCACCGAATATGCCGGCGGCTATTCCGACTATCTGGTGCAGCGCCCGGCCAAGGCGGCGACCACCGCGGCCGCCAAGCCCAAGCCGGCGGCCATGGCCCCGGCAGCAGCAGCCAAGCCGCGCGGCAAGCTGAGCTACAAGGATCAGCGCGAACTGGACGAACTGCCCGCCCGCATGGACGGGCTGGGCACCGAGATCGCCAAGCTGGAGAAGGCGCTGACCGACCCTGACCTGTTCAGCCGCGACCCCGCCAAGTTCCAGAAGACCAGCGAACAGCTGCACGCCAAGCAGGCTGCGCTCGCCGCGGCGGAGGAGCGCTGGCTGGAGTTGGAGGCGATGCGCGAGGAACTGGAAGGTGGGCGGGCATGA
- a CDS encoding DMT family transporter — MTFAHTLQALVVMALWGLNFVVAKWALAEFPPLFVMFLRFALVAVLIIPFFRVPRDKLWKIALLSVTLGSIHFPMMFSGLNGIDAATASLAAQVQVPFSSLLAALVFKDKLGWRRGIGMAAAFAGVAVIAGEPRLGESLYSLLLILAASFAFAVASVQMKLIGSVNGFAVNGWMALFAMPQLLVLSLLMEHGQMAALANSTWVGWASIAYMAVAVTIIAYGLWYPLLGRYSVNQTMPYLLTVPVFGVASGVLLMGDPVTINLAIGGLLTIGGVAVIVRRGPKAVNQTVTNPT, encoded by the coding sequence ATGACATTCGCCCACACGCTCCAGGCGCTGGTGGTGATGGCGCTTTGGGGGCTGAACTTCGTCGTCGCGAAATGGGCGCTGGCCGAATTTCCGCCGCTGTTCGTGATGTTCCTGCGCTTCGCCCTGGTGGCGGTGCTGATCATCCCCTTCTTCCGCGTGCCGCGTGACAAGCTGTGGAAGATCGCGCTGTTGTCGGTGACGTTGGGCAGCATCCATTTCCCGATGATGTTCAGCGGGCTCAACGGGATCGACGCCGCCACCGCGTCGCTGGCGGCACAGGTGCAGGTGCCCTTCTCCTCCCTGCTTGCGGCGCTGGTGTTCAAGGACAAGCTGGGCTGGCGCCGCGGCATCGGCATGGCCGCCGCCTTCGCCGGCGTGGCGGTGATCGCGGGCGAGCCACGGCTGGGCGAATCGCTCTATTCGCTGCTGCTGATCCTGGCGGCAAGCTTCGCCTTCGCGGTGGCGAGCGTGCAGATGAAGCTGATCGGGTCGGTGAACGGCTTCGCCGTCAACGGCTGGATGGCGCTGTTCGCCATGCCGCAATTGCTGGTCCTATCGCTGCTGATGGAGCATGGGCAGATGGCGGCACTGGCGAACTCGACCTGGGTCGGCTGGGCATCCATCGCCTATATGGCCGTCGCCGTCACCATCATCGCCTATGGGCTGTGGTATCCCTTGCTGGGACGCTATTCCGTCAACCAGACCATGCCCTATCTGCTGACCGTGCCGGTCTTCGGCGTCGCCAGTGGCGTGCTGCTGATGGGCGACCCGGTGACGATCAACCTCGCCATCGGCGGGCTGCTGACCATCGGCGGAGTCGCGGTGATCGTTCGGCGCGGGCCGAAGGCGGTCAACCAGACGGTCACCAATCCAACCTGA
- a CDS encoding division/cell wall cluster transcriptional repressor MraZ: protein MSIPAQFRQSLAKTSAPSTVYLWPSLNHQALEGADQDYLDVLSESLESPDLDADERDMIETFIFGKLIPVSSDAEGRIVLPKELAEFAGITEEAAFIGRRKTFQIWEPDALKAHEAALREQVVRKDISLSQIVAKASRGAASRSGEGA, encoded by the coding sequence GTGTCCATCCCGGCACAGTTCAGGCAGTCGCTTGCCAAGACGTCGGCTCCCAGCACCGTCTACCTCTGGCCTTCGCTGAACCACCAGGCGCTGGAAGGCGCCGACCAGGACTATCTCGACGTCCTCTCCGAGAGCCTCGAATCCCCTGACCTCGATGCCGACGAGCGCGACATGATCGAGACCTTCATCTTCGGAAAGCTGATCCCCGTCTCCTCCGACGCCGAAGGCCGCATCGTCCTGCCCAAGGAGCTGGCGGAGTTCGCCGGCATCACCGAGGAGGCCGCCTTCATCGGCCGCCGCAAGACCTTCCAGATCTGGGAACCCGACGCGCTGAAGGCCCACGAGGCCGCGCTTCGCGAGCAGGTCGTGCGCAAGGACATCTCGCTCAGCCAGATCGTCGCCAAGGCCTCCCGCGGCGCCGCCAGCCGGAGCGGGGAGGGCGCATGA